A region of Phalacrocorax carbo chromosome 7, bPhaCar2.1, whole genome shotgun sequence DNA encodes the following proteins:
- the ECE2 gene encoding endothelin-converting enzyme 2 isoform X1, with translation MARMNVALQELGHAMPDYKRATLQDDEAPEPVGDGSASPDSVEVGFRKGPGPLLSRLASCSQLELVLCAVAVSLALLLGAAVVTLAIQYRRDPSHSMCLTDACVRVASKILEALDMETDPCQDFYQYSCGGWIKRNPLPNGRSKWSTFNSIWDQNQAIMKHLLENATFNSSSEAERKTQRYYLSCLKEQRIEELGSQPLMELIDKIGGWNITGSWNQTSFMEVLKMVSGTYRATPFFTVYVGADSKSSNSNIIQVDQSGLFLPSRDYYLNKTANERVLAAYLDYMVELGTLLGGAPDPTHLQMQQVLDFETQLANITVPQAERRDDEKIYHKMSITELQALAPAIDWLDYLSYALAPLELADTEPVVVYGDTYLQQVSDLINSTDRSVLNNYLIWNLVQKTASSLDQRFETAQERLLETLYGTRKSCTPRWQTCISNTDDTLGFALGSLFVKATFDRDSKAIAEEMISEIRAAFEVSLDQLDWMDEKTRQAAKEKADAIYDMIGFPDFILDNKELDDVYDGYEVSEDSFFQNMLNFYNFSAKVMADQLRKPPNRDQWSMTPQTVNAYYLPTKNGIVFPAGILQAPFYAHNHPKALNFGGIGVVMGHELTHAFDDQGREYDKEGNLRPWWQNSSLEAFKNRTACMTEQYGRYTVHREKVNGRQTLGENIADNGGLKAAYNAYKSWLQKNGEEKRLPALELTNHQLFFVGFAQVWCSVRTPESSHEGLVTDPHSPDKYRVIGTLSNSRDFVEHFGCPLGSPMNPGKHCEVW, from the exons ATGCCCGACTACAAGCGTGCCACGCTGCAGGATGACGAGGCTCCGGAGCCAGTGGGGGATGGCAGCGCCTCTCCTGACAGCGTGGAG gtGGGGTTTCGGAAGGGGCCAGGGCCACTGCTGAGCCGCCTGGCCTCGTGCAGCCAGCTGGAGCTGGTGCTCTGCGCCGTCGCCgtctccctggccctgctgcttggTGCCGCCGTCGTTACCCTGGCCATCCAGTACCGCAGAG atcCCTCTCACAGCATGTGCTTGACGGATGCCTGCGTCCGGGTGGCCAGCAAGATCCTGGAGGCCCTGGATATGGAGACAGACCCATGCCAGGACTTCTACCAGTACTCGTGTGGGGGCTGGATCAAGAGGAACCCGCTGCCCAATGGGCGCTCCAAGTGGAGCACCTTCAACAGCATCTGGGACCAGAACCAGGCCATCATGAAGCACCTCCTAG agAATGCCACCTTCAACTCCAGCAGCGAGGCAGAGCGGAAGACGCAGCGGTATTACCTGTCCTGCCTCAAGGAGCAGAGAATAGAGGAGTTGGGCTCCCAGCCCCTCATGGAGCTTATCGACAAG ATCGGGGGGTGGAACATCACTGGTTCCTGGAATCAGACCAGCTTCATGGAAGTCCTCAAGATGGTATCAGGCACATACCGGGCGACCCCCTTCTTCACAGTGTATGTGGGTGCAGACTCCAAAAGCTCCAACAGCAACATCATCCAG GTAGACCAGTCAGGGCTTTTCCTCCCATCCCGGGATTACTACCTGAACAAGACTGCCAACgagagg GTCCTGGCAGCATATCTGGACTACATGGTGGAGCTAGGCACGCTGCTGGGGGGTGCCCCGGACCCCACCCACCTCCAGATGCAGCAGGTGCTGGACTTCGAAACCCAGCTGGCCAACATCACCGTGCCCCAGGCTGAGCGGCGGGATGATGAGAAGATCTACCATAAGATGAGCATCACCGAGCTGCAG GCCTTGGCCCCCGCCATCGACTGGCTGGATTACCTGTCCTATGCCCTGGCCCCACTGGAGCTGGCTGACACAGAGCCTGTGGTGGTGTATGGGGATACCTACCTCCAGCAGGTCTCCGACCTCATCAACAGCACCGACAGGAG CGTCCTGAACAACTACCTGATCTGGAACCTGGTGCAGAAGACAGCCTCCAGCCTGGACCAGCGCTTTGAGacagcacaggagaggctgctggAGACACTCTATGGCACCAGGAAG TCCTGCACGCCCCGCTGGCAAACCTGCATCTCCAATACGGATGACACATTGGGCTTTGCCCTGGGCTCCCTCTTCGTCAAAGCCACCTTTGACCGGGACAGCAAGGCCATC GCTGAGGAGATGATCAGTGAGATTCGGGCAGCCTTCGAGGTGTCCCTGGACCAGCTGGACTGGATGGATGAGAAGACCAGGCAGGCTGCAAAGGAAAAG GCGGACGCCATCTATGACATGATTGGCTTCCCTGACTTCATCCTGGACAACAAGGAGCTGGATGACGTCTATGATGGG TACGAGGTCTCAGAGGACTCCTTCTTCCAGAATATGCTCAACTTCTACAACTTCTCTGCCAAAGTGATGGCTGACCAGCTCCGGAAACCCCCCAACCGTGACCA GTGGAGCATGACCCCGCAGACCGTCAATGCCTACTACCTGCCTACCAAGAACGGGATTGTCTTCCCCGCTGGAATCCTGCAGGCTCCCTTCTACGCCCACAACCACCCCAA AGCCCTTAATTTTGGCGGCATCGGTGTGGTGATGGGGCATGAGTTGACGCATGCGTTCGATGACCAAG GACGGGAGTATGACAAGGAGGGAAACCTGCGGCCATGGTGGCAAAACTCCTCCCTGGAGGCCTTCAAGAACCGGACAGCATGCATGACAGAGCAGTATGGCCGCTACACCGTCCACCGTGAGAAGGTCAACGGCCGGCAGACACTGGGCGAAAACATTGCTGACAATGGTGGGCTCAAGGCAGCCTACAAT GCATACAAGTCCTGGCTGCAGAAGAACGGAGAGGAGAAGCGCCTGCCAGCCCTGGAGCTCACCAACCACCAGCTCTTCTTTGTGGGCTTTGCACAG GTGTGGTGTTCTGTCCGGACGCCCGAGAGCTCCCATGAAGGTCTGGTGACCGACCCCCATAGTCCTGACAAGTACCGCGTCATTGGCACCCTCAGCAACTCCCGGGACTTTGTTGAACATTTTGGCTGCCCCCTGGGCTCACCCATGAACCCCGGCAAGCACTGTGAGGTGTGGTAG
- the ECE2 gene encoding endothelin-converting enzyme 2 isoform X2 yields MARMNVALQELGHAMPDYKRATLQDDEAPEPVGDGSASPDSVEVGFRKGPGPLLSRLASCSQLELVLCAVAVSLALLLGAAVVTLAIQYRRDPSHSMCLTDACVRVASKILEALDMETDPCQDFYQYSCGGWIKRNPLPNGRSKWSTFNSIWDQNQAIMKHLLENATFNSSSEAERKTQRYYLSCLKEQRIEELGSQPLMELIDKIGGWNITGSWNQTSFMEVLKMVSGTYRATPFFTVYVGADSKSSNSNIIQVDQSGLFLPSRDYYLNKTANERVLAAYLDYMVELGTLLGGAPDPTHLQMQQVLDFETQLANITVPQAERRDDEKIYHKMSITELQALAPAIDWLDYLSYALAPLELADTEPVVVYGDTYLQQVSDLINSTDRSVLNNYLIWNLVQKTASSLDQRFETAQERLLETLYGTRKSCTPRWQTCISNTDDTLGFALGSLFVKATFDRDSKAIAEEMISEIRAAFEVSLDQLDWMDEKTRQAAKEKADAIYDMIGFPDFILDNKELDDVYDGYEVSEDSFFQNMLNFYNFSAKVMADQLRKPPNRDQWSMTPQTVNAYYLPTKNGIVFPAGILQAPFYAHNHPKALNFGGIGVVMGHELTHAFDDQGGTCRYLPPASLCSFRSICLDGSMTRRETCGHGGKTPPWRPSRTGQHA; encoded by the exons ATGCCCGACTACAAGCGTGCCACGCTGCAGGATGACGAGGCTCCGGAGCCAGTGGGGGATGGCAGCGCCTCTCCTGACAGCGTGGAG gtGGGGTTTCGGAAGGGGCCAGGGCCACTGCTGAGCCGCCTGGCCTCGTGCAGCCAGCTGGAGCTGGTGCTCTGCGCCGTCGCCgtctccctggccctgctgcttggTGCCGCCGTCGTTACCCTGGCCATCCAGTACCGCAGAG atcCCTCTCACAGCATGTGCTTGACGGATGCCTGCGTCCGGGTGGCCAGCAAGATCCTGGAGGCCCTGGATATGGAGACAGACCCATGCCAGGACTTCTACCAGTACTCGTGTGGGGGCTGGATCAAGAGGAACCCGCTGCCCAATGGGCGCTCCAAGTGGAGCACCTTCAACAGCATCTGGGACCAGAACCAGGCCATCATGAAGCACCTCCTAG agAATGCCACCTTCAACTCCAGCAGCGAGGCAGAGCGGAAGACGCAGCGGTATTACCTGTCCTGCCTCAAGGAGCAGAGAATAGAGGAGTTGGGCTCCCAGCCCCTCATGGAGCTTATCGACAAG ATCGGGGGGTGGAACATCACTGGTTCCTGGAATCAGACCAGCTTCATGGAAGTCCTCAAGATGGTATCAGGCACATACCGGGCGACCCCCTTCTTCACAGTGTATGTGGGTGCAGACTCCAAAAGCTCCAACAGCAACATCATCCAG GTAGACCAGTCAGGGCTTTTCCTCCCATCCCGGGATTACTACCTGAACAAGACTGCCAACgagagg GTCCTGGCAGCATATCTGGACTACATGGTGGAGCTAGGCACGCTGCTGGGGGGTGCCCCGGACCCCACCCACCTCCAGATGCAGCAGGTGCTGGACTTCGAAACCCAGCTGGCCAACATCACCGTGCCCCAGGCTGAGCGGCGGGATGATGAGAAGATCTACCATAAGATGAGCATCACCGAGCTGCAG GCCTTGGCCCCCGCCATCGACTGGCTGGATTACCTGTCCTATGCCCTGGCCCCACTGGAGCTGGCTGACACAGAGCCTGTGGTGGTGTATGGGGATACCTACCTCCAGCAGGTCTCCGACCTCATCAACAGCACCGACAGGAG CGTCCTGAACAACTACCTGATCTGGAACCTGGTGCAGAAGACAGCCTCCAGCCTGGACCAGCGCTTTGAGacagcacaggagaggctgctggAGACACTCTATGGCACCAGGAAG TCCTGCACGCCCCGCTGGCAAACCTGCATCTCCAATACGGATGACACATTGGGCTTTGCCCTGGGCTCCCTCTTCGTCAAAGCCACCTTTGACCGGGACAGCAAGGCCATC GCTGAGGAGATGATCAGTGAGATTCGGGCAGCCTTCGAGGTGTCCCTGGACCAGCTGGACTGGATGGATGAGAAGACCAGGCAGGCTGCAAAGGAAAAG GCGGACGCCATCTATGACATGATTGGCTTCCCTGACTTCATCCTGGACAACAAGGAGCTGGATGACGTCTATGATGGG TACGAGGTCTCAGAGGACTCCTTCTTCCAGAATATGCTCAACTTCTACAACTTCTCTGCCAAAGTGATGGCTGACCAGCTCCGGAAACCCCCCAACCGTGACCA GTGGAGCATGACCCCGCAGACCGTCAATGCCTACTACCTGCCTACCAAGAACGGGATTGTCTTCCCCGCTGGAATCCTGCAGGCTCCCTTCTACGCCCACAACCACCCCAA AGCCCTTAATTTTGGCGGCATCGGTGTGGTGATGGGGCATGAGTTGACGCATGCGTTCGATGACCAAG GTGGCACCTGCCGATACCTCCCCCCGGCTTCTCTGTGCAGCTTTCGCTCCATCTGCTTG GACGGGAGTATGACAAGGAGGGAAACCTGCGGCCATGGTGGCAAAACTCCTCCCTGGAGGCCTTCAAGAACCGGACAGCATGCATGA
- the LOC135314356 gene encoding mitochondrial ubiquitin ligase activator of nfkb 1-A-like, with translation MDAPPVTPGELLCLGSSLAFSGLFYYLYRKKARAMARVQEAPKLQVDDDLPALVSAADGRCLPYVALEGMVLPAKAALTSHYHEGLQGVIQKLLLKEHRLIWNSLARSCAALSTCRSESERVLSEQVYTVPFLLASPDTEVVTQVSVESPLQAACLPLETVYERFQQPAHSFRDLLGQYLSGEKPKGILETEEMLRVGAGLTGIGELALHPDGSLHLQPPARGGDYFLCLGDWQTVLAELESASGLWKGAAMLCAVAGLAVLLHALCRAYRRTRLKQQREDKELDSEEAGDWGPENSCVICLTQPRECVLLGCGHICCCFRCFQALPARLCPICRGPIDRVVPLYQA, from the exons ATGGACGCACCACCCGTCAcgcctggggagctgctgtgtCTGGGCTCCAGCCTCGCCTTTTCCGGCCTCTTCTACTACCTGTACAGGAAGAAAGCCAGAGCCATGGCACGCGTACAG GAGGCTCCAAAGCTCCAGGTTGACGATGATTTACCAGCACTGGTGTCTGCGGCTGATGGGAGGTGCCTGCCTTACGTTGCCCTGGAAG GCATGgtgctgccagccaaggctgcGCTGACCAGCCATTACCatgaggggctgcagggtgttATCCAGAAACTGCTTCTGAAGGAGCATCGGCTGATCTGGAACAGCTTGGCCCGGAGCTG CGCTGCACTCTCCACTTGCAGGAGCGAGAGCGAACGGGTGCTCTCAGAGCAGGTTTACACAGTTCCCTTCTTGTTGGCCTCACCCGACACCGAAGTGGTGACGCAGGTGAGTGTGGAGAGCCCACTCcaagctgcctgcctgccactGGAGACAGTGTACGAGCGGTTCCAGCAGCCAGCCCACAGCTTCCGTGACCTGCTGGGACAGTACTTGAGCGGGGAGAAGCCCAAGGGCATCCTGGAGACAGAGGAGATGCTGCGGGTGGGGGCCGGGCTGACAGGCATTGGGGAGCTGGCCCTGCATCCCGATGGCTCCCTGCACCTCCAACCGCCAGCCAGGGGGGGAGACTATTTCCTGTGCCTGGGGGACTGGCAGAcggtgctggcagagctggagtCAGCCAGCGGGCTCTGGAAGGGGGCAGCCATGCTGTGTGCTGTGGCAGGCCTGGCTGTCCTCCTGCACGCCCTGTGCCGTGCCTACCGCCGCACCCGCCTTAAGCAGCAGCGTGAGGACAAGGAGCTGGacagcgaggaggctggggacTGGGGGCCTGAGAACTCCTGCGTGATCTGCCTGACACAACCCCGTGAATGCGTCCTCTTGGGCTGTGgccacatctgctgctgcttccgCTGCTTCCAGGCCTTGCCTGCCCGCCTCTGCCCCATCTGCCGGGGGCCCATTGACCGTGTTGTGCCCCTCTACCAGGCCTGA
- the CAMK2N2 gene encoding calcium/calmodulin-dependent protein kinase II inhibitor 2, whose protein sequence is MSQVLPYGEDKVGRYGAEPEAGELPFSCRLQDTNAFFGGNQGKRPPKLGQIGRAKRVVIEDDRIDEVLKGMTEKSPPGV, encoded by the exons ATGTCGCAGGTGCTGCCCTACGGCGAGGACAAGGTGGGCCGCTACGGCGCCGAGCCCGAGGCGGGGGAGCTGCCCTTCAGCTGCCGCCTGCAGGACACCAACGCCTTCTTCGGGGGCAACCAGGGCAAGCGGCCCCCCAAGCTGGGACAGATCGGCCGCGCCAAGAGAG TGGTGATCGAGGATGACCGGATAGACGAGGTGCTCAAGGGCATGACGGAGAAGTCGCCGCCGGGGGTGTAA